The genomic region ATGTAAACATACCAAGGACGCAAGCTACAGACACAAGTATGACTACAATATAACCATGAACATGTAAGCATACCCAGAAGTTAAAACTGCAAACACAAATACAATTGCACCCAAGAGAAGAATTTGTCTTCCAAACATCATGTACATTACATGGCATTCATGAGCCCAGAACATAAGCAAAACTAATAATTTCTAAACTGAACCCAAATCAGAGATAAAACCACACCTACATCCCTAAGAATCAAGAGCACAAGTTGCTATATCTGACTACGACGATTACTCTAGAACTACATTAAGCTCTCTCTATGTGCAACATGAGACGGATTTACATTTAAGACCCACTCATTAACCATTAGAATAATATAAGGACTGAGGGATACACAATAATTAGGGTTAATCTCATATGCGAGGCCGTCTTATACAAGTCACTATAGTCACTATGCAAAATCAAGAGTAATCTGCTGTTTCAGCTCACACCTACCAGAAATACTTGTATAAAGACAAAATACAAAAGAAGGTTCAATCTGCACATCAATGTAAACTGAGGAACCTCTAGCGAACCCTAAAGACTATCCTTTCCACAAATTTATCCTCAAATACTATAAACAgaagtaagaccgtctcatacaaTAATTAACTAGGCAATCGAAAAAGTCCAAAAGACGGTTTCGATCTGCACATCAATTTAAACAAAGGAACCTCTACTAAACCCTAAATACTCTCTCTTCCACACTTTGATGCTCAGATAATGTCAAAAGTTGTAATCCCCAAAAGGGTTTTCAACTTTTCATTGATAAACATATTTTAAAAATTAATTACTGCAAAAAAAAAAGGGATTAAACATcaaaaacaaatatatacaaaaacAATAATTACCACAACCTGATTTATGCAATAGATAATCAATCACAAATGCTATTAAACTCCATAAATAACAAATTAATTCATCTGGGTATGATTGAAACACAAATGCATTGCAAAAGATTGAATCTttacgcaaaaaaaaaaacattaagaaTACAAAAAACATTCAAATAAGTAAAGAATTGTTCATCAGGTAGATGAAAAATAGAACAAATTAGCTTACCAACAATGATGAAATAAGAGGGTAGCTTGGAAGGATTAACAGAGATTTCAGAGATTATCGTTTATGGATAATTTGTAACATTAATCAAGTAGTGATGGTGAATCGGTGAGCGAAGAGGGAACAATGAAGGTGTGTGAAGAGATACAGAAGTGGGTCATGTTACTCATATACTTCCGGGGCTCCGATCCAAATAATGTGGACAAACCTCAAACATGGTTACATGGTGGCGAGTCTACTTAGACATGGCAAACGGCTCAGGTGCTCAACTGGGTCGGGTTCGGATCGAGTTTGGAACTTTTAATTGGCTTATTTTCGGGTCagctattatcaagttatttatgaataataattactccctctgtcccggtcatttgttgtcctttttcattttagggtgtttcagtcatttgttgtcctttctattttaagaatgaacttgatgagtaatttgatcatactcattcaatttgttccacttgtcatctaGTTATTGGTCATCTCCtccttccttggtctttgtgccaaaaccaaagaacaacaattgaccgggacggagggagtaatttgcAATAATAAATATTTGGGTAGGTTATATTGGTCGGGTTCGAGTTCAGTTTGGGCGTCAGGTCAATTTTATCATGTCTTGTCCTGATAACGGGTCAGGCGAGCGGGTTACAAATTCGTTTATTTTGGGTTCAGTAAAATATGGGCCGGATTATTTCGGGTTTGAATTGATCGGTTTATACATTTTTACAAGCTGCATTTTTATAATCATCTAGTTTAATGTATGATATTAGTAAGAATAACCATTTTTTGTCTAATATATTCAATAATGCAGCGAAAGTATTTGATTGACTCGTTGTTACGTGCATGAACAATAGTGACTTCGTTTAGATATGGTAGTCATTTGAGTAATTAATCGTATTGTAATTAGGGGTGTTATTGTTTTCTCATGCCCCAAATAGAAGGTTCGTGCTCATGTGGTAGTTAGTTTTAATCCGTACTAATAAGGTAATACCTGTCTTGAATTCGAATTATAGGTGGTAGCagttaaaaaaaaatattgttaCTTCATATAAACGATCACAAATTCTTCCTTAAGACGGTAATACCTGTCTTAAATTCGAATAAGGTTAGAGGTGGACACATGCGCACTCACCCAGTCCGACTGACATCCTTAGCTGACTTTTCACACTTTTGGCCAACCCGACCTAAACCTGGCAAAATTGACGCGACCTAAATAACCCAACACCCGAACTCAATACCTGACCCAATATAATCCGACCCGAATGTTGATTGTTGCACACTGATTATTATCCATAAATAACTTGATAACAGTTTTTCAAAATTTACCTGAACTAGAAGTGGCCCCAGCAGACCTCACCAGAAATCTACAAACATGAAATTCTAAATTGACTAGTTTGCCAAATCTAGCCCGGGTCGTCTCACCACTAATGTTAAGCATGGACTTCAATTTCGAGTGCCTGGCCCGCTTGGCCCATGAAAAAAAACAACCTGTCTCCCTAACTCGCTCTATCCCGCTTCATCAGAAGAGCCAGACGCGAGCTTGGGTGAATCATACGATATTGATTTCTTTTTCAACGAAACCAAGCAATTACCAATTTCAACGGTAATATGCCAATTCATGGACCGATCTGGCCCAAACTTAAGATAGCTATCCGACCCATCTTTCTCACGTGGGCCGATTTCGGGCAAAGGCTGACGACCAGGCCCACCCATGGTCAACCCTACTGACTGTTCAACTCCAAGTACGTAGACGAGACAAAAGGACGATGTTTAGGCACTAACAAAATGATTGTCTCATATATGCGAGTTGGAACATATTTGACCCGTTCTCACCTTAATACTATTGTCCTAATTGAGACTTAACTCTTAAGTCATGCTCTTTCAGacttaatttatttattataaattaAGTTTAGTTCAATTCAATTCATACAGTTTCAGCAAAAAAGAATACGACCTTACCAACCACTACTAGTCTTTCTTAATCCGGTATATTTGTCTTAAGGTTAAACTGGGTCATATATGTTAAATAAGACAAACGTCAAATGCCAAAAGAATAACAAGATATTTGTCCTATCTATACAAGTGGTATATTATTTGACCGTCTTAAGTTTAAGGCAGATAcctccgtcttaaatgagaatttgtgtaccaACAAAAGCATGGTCCcttctttaaaaaaaataaataaaaagagagtggaattacttttaatattattaaaaaaGATAAAAGTATCGAgtaataaaacagtaaaacataaCCAAAACAGAAATGTAAATTATTGACTTAAACACCCCAACAAAGAAAAGTGTAAACTATGGACTACACtatgttctttctggcttaatttcagctcatttcaatTCAGTTCCAGCTCATCTTtttacaaattaactcttacttcagtTCCATTCAATTCAATTAAGTTTAACTTCATCCTATTGTTTCACTTCAGTTCTTATCCGTGGCAGAGCCGAAATTTAAGCTTATGgggggcgaaaaattttaggAAGACGAATAAGAAATAATATAAAATACACtcgaaaaaaaattcaaaaaatttaactaaaattaAAATTGCGAAAATCTTAACCGTAAGGGGGTGATGGCTCCTGCTAACCCTAGCTCCACGACTAGAGTTGGCATAAAGGGCCGCGGGCCGGTGGGCGGCACGACACGGCACGGCCCGATGAGAAAATCGAGGAAGCACGGGCACGACACGAATGGGCTTTGGACGGGCTCCGACGCGATTTTCTTCAGAAATCCGTGCCTAGGCACGGCACATCCCAGGCACGGTGGAGCCCGGCACGCACTAGGCACGACTGGTTTGGCACGGCCCGGCACGAAGAATGGCTCGTTGATCATTAAAAAGTACATTaacatttaataaaatatatatttaaaccattaatcatcatttattaaataaaaagtactaaaaatatatcaattatataacattttaaaaaaaaaaaaatatattaaagcACATGGGCCGGCCCACGGACAAGGCACGAAAGCCTATGGTAAAAAGACGCCCCGGCACGAAAATGGTCGTGCCTGAACGGCCGTGGCGTAGGTTTGATCGATGGGCGACACGACACGCCAAGCACAGCCGAGGAGCCCAATATCCGTGCCTAGGCCGGGCCAATTTTAGGGGAAGGCACGATGGGCCGGCACGCGGGCCAGTCCAGCACAGCCCATTGCCTACTCTATCCACGAGTCACGACTAGTTGTTATTGACCGGAAAAAATATGGCCTAAAAAGGAAGTACAAATTTACATATAGACCGCACACAAAAGTAGAATAAAATGGAGGCTCACATATATTGACCACAAGTCGACACCAAAATCAAACAACGTTACATCTTTTTATATCTCACATttattttctcttctttttccctCCTCACATCACTAATCAATTCAAATCGtatcaaatacggagtattattccCAATTTTCCATTCCCTACATATCATAATCACATGGCATTGACTCCAACCACCGCCACATTGACCACCCTCAAAACCTCCTCTACTCCTCTTCTCAAACCctgccgaaaccctaatttttcccccaatttcatcAATTTCCCTAATTCCCACAATTCAAGGTTATCTGTCTCCTGCGTTATGGCGCCAGATACCCTTTCCGCCGTTTCGAATGTGGGTGATAGTTTGAAGGTTCTTCAACGTCCTGATTCGTTTGGGAGATTTGGGAAATTTGGGGGGAAATATGTTCCTGAAACCCTAATGTATGCTCTTTCTGAACTTGAATCTGCATTTCGTGCTTTATCTAAAGACCCTGAATTCCAGGTTTGTTTATCCCCCTTTTAATTGATTTGATTGCTTATTTTTCGGCCTCTTAGGGTTTCCTGATTGTTGGTGTTTTTGTTGATAAAATTGATAGTTGTTTAATATGCTGGAAGTATCAAAGTTCCAATTTTTCGTtgctttaattaatttaattggttGGTTGAATTGTATTTCTGCTTGTTTGGTATTGATTTTTAGGTTTGCTTGTCATTTTTACGATTGTTGGTGTTTTTGTGATTCAAGTTCCATTTTTTCTTCATTGATATGATTTTTAAATTGTGTGTTTTGATTGTTTACATTTCTGCTTATTGTTATTCATTTATGAGTGCATTTGTGATTCAAGTACAGTTCCAATGTTTTTGTGATTCAAGTTCAAGTTATGCTTATTGTTAATCtggtgtaagacggttttacactaATATAATGTAAAACGGATCCAAAGACAACTCTATTAGTGGTAAAAGTTACGCAAATACTCCGTTTTACAATAAACTTGTATAAGGCCGCCTACTTTTCATTGATTTGATTTTCTGATTGTTGGTGTTTTTGTGATTGAAGTTCATGATAGTTGAAGTTACTAGAGTATGCAATTTGATTTTATCCTTCAATCACCCAATTGTTTTGGAATTTTTTATCTTCAAAAATTAACAATTATCATTTTTAGAAATGAATTCCTACATGACACAAAAAAGGTAAATTATCAAACCTATCCTTGAAATTAATCCCCCATATTgctttaaaaaaaaatcataaaaatggtCTAATCCTTTGTAGAAATCTCCCAAGATTGCAATCCACGAAATTAAATAAATCTTCCAGGATTCCCACTTAAAACAAGAATACTTCTCTAGAAAGTGACGGGTCAAAAAAACACGTTTTTAAACGAAAAGATTGATTTGTTAATAAAAAGTATGAGTTCATAAACGATATATTACAAATTAATATGTCGTAGATACTCTCCATTATACTATTGTTTCTTAAATACAATCATCCATGAGGACGGCTGTGGATGTGTATGGTTTTGAAGATTGTAGATGAAAAATTAAGACATGAGAGTATGAGAGCAGATGCATCATCATTTGAAGAACCACTAGAACACACATCTTTCGCATGACTATGAAACAACTCCAAACTCTCATATTTGGTGATAAAATTCCTATAACTCCCGAACAGTGAGACAAAAACTTCTCTTTGTTGCACATATAAAGAATTGTATAACATATATAAATACTAAACTAAAGATTTGAACAAGAATTTGGACTTGCCACCATAAAAAAAGGTTGGTGGTAGCTCCTTGCTTACGATAGACGTTTAGAGTTATTTTAGTGAGAAAGACGAGAAAACGACCAGGTTAAGAAATTAACAATTGATCACGTTCACAATGaagatttttttgttttttgcttTATTGCACAACATTTCCGTGCTTCTCTTTGATGAAGAAAACTTGAAGACTGAACGTCCATGAAAATAGCGTGAAACTTCTTTTTGTTTCACTTTCTTTTAAAAGGCGCTGAAGTAAAATCTGGTTTGTTGCAGAGTGAGTTAGATGCCATACTCAAGGACTATGTAGGGAGGGAAACTCCTCTGTACTTTGCGGAACGTCTTACTGAGCACTACAAGCGTGAAAATGGTGAAGGACCTCACATTTACTTGAAGAGGGAAGATTTGAACCACACCGGTGCTCACAAAATCAACAATGCAATTGGTCAAGCTTTGCTCGCCAAGAGATTAGGGAAGAAGCGTATCATTGCTGAAACTGGAGCTGGTCAGCATGGAGTTGCAACAGCTACTGTGTGTGCTAGGTTTGGTTTGGAGTGTATTATTTATATGGGTGCCCAAGACATGGAAAGACAAGCTTTAAACGTTTTCAGAATGCGTCTTCTTGGTGCTGAGGTTTGTTTCTCTCAGCCTATAGGCTTTCTTCACTTCCAACTTTATTCCTTGCAGTCTAACTTCGTGATTTAGGGCTTCATGTGGGATTACTGATTTACTGCATTAGACATTCATCTTTTGTAAATAATGTCATTCCTCCATTCCATGGATACATTTTGTCATAAAGGATAGAATTCGCATCCTTATGTTCTGACTGTTCATCTGCTTTTGAACATCTGAAGTAAATATAACTGTTTGATCGGTTTCCTTGGAACCCTAAcacttattttctttttcttttttgatATGTAGGTTAGAGCGGTCCATTCTGGCACTGCAACTTTGAAGGATGCCACCTCTGAAGCAATAAGAGATTGGGTAACAAATGTAGAGACTACACATTATATATTGGGATCAGTTGCTGGCCCACATCCTTACCCCATGTTGGTAAGAGACTTTCATGCAGTGATCGGTAAGGAAACAAGAAAACAAGCATTGGAGAAATGGGGTGGCAAGCCAGATGTGCTGGTTGCATGTGTCGGTGGAGGTTCAAATGCCATGGGACTCTTCCATGAGTTTGTGGAGGACCAAGACGTTAGGTTGATTGGTGTTGAGGCTGCTGGGTTCGGTTTAGATAGTGGCAAGCATGCTGCCACTTTGACTAAAGGGGAGGTTGGAGTGTTGCATGGAGCAATGAGCTATCTATTGCAGGATGATGATGGTCAAATAGTAGAACCTCATTCTATTAGTGCAGGGTATGTTATTTATACTTGTATTGTATGTTTATCTACACTGTGGTCGATTTAGTCCCCTGTTTTTGAGATTTCTTTTCGTTTTACAGCTTGGACTATCCTGGAGTTGGACCGGAACATAGCTTTCTGAAAGATCTAGGACGTGCCGAATACTTCAGTGTCACTGATGAAGAGGCATTGGAAGGTAAACTTGCTGTTAACTAGGAAGATCCTCATCTGAAATGATTTGTTTTTTTGAACTTTTTTCCGAACTTTTTTGGTTTCGATATGTGGTCTGATTTGCTCCAGTACATGGTTAATGCTTGAAGGTCTGAAGTAGATATTAAAAACTGAAATAACAAATATAGGAATATGGTATGAATAATGTGATGGCCTTAATTGCCTTAGTCTTCTCTTTATTTCTCGATTGCTGTATTTTCATGTTCGATAGAGATGTAATGGTTTTCTGGGAATGTTTCAGCATTCAAGAGATTATCTCGACTGGAGGGTATAATTCCGGCACTAGAGACGTCGCATGCACTTGCTCATCTGGAGTATCTCTGTCCGACACTTGCAAACGGCACCAAGGTTGTGTTAAACTGTAGTGGCAGAGGAGACAAGGATGTACACACAGCTATCAAGCATTTGAAGATGTGAGCTGAGGATATATTTTCATAAGAGAATAAGAGTAACACATCAATGTTGTATCTCTCCTATAGAATTTACTGTACTGATTTTGATTGTAAaaggaactttttttttttccggcccaataagaaaaagaaatcaaCACATTTGTGTTGTTTCTTACAGAAATCATTTTGCTCACTGTGGGTAAATGGTAATACTGTCAAATAAGCAGGACAATAAGCATTGTATGCAGATCAACTGTAGCAGGAACGACACCAACCCGATTTGGAAGTTTTTGGGTTGTAAATTATCATTTTCGCGCATCAACCCGCATGGTTGTCGTTGACACCACGGTTGTAACCCCTTCAGAGGTTGATGATGACATCACTCAATCATGTCTGGCAACAAAGCCGTCTAACCATGGCCAACGACATAATACAACCCATCGTCTTTGTGGGCATATCCTACCCACCGTATCCACTTTTTCCTCCCTAACAGCACTACACTGCGAAGGCCTATCTCACCGCGTATGAATAGTGCAGGACGAGGGAATAGCGGTTGTGCG from Silene latifolia isolate original U9 population chromosome 3, ASM4854445v1, whole genome shotgun sequence harbors:
- the LOC141646888 gene encoding tryptophan synthase beta chain 1; translated protein: MALTPTTATLTTLKTSSTPLLKPCRNPNFSPNFINFPNSHNSRLSVSCVMAPDTLSAVSNVGDSLKVLQRPDSFGRFGKFGGKYVPETLMYALSELESAFRALSKDPEFQSELDAILKDYVGRETPLYFAERLTEHYKRENGEGPHIYLKREDLNHTGAHKINNAIGQALLAKRLGKKRIIAETGAGQHGVATATVCARFGLECIIYMGAQDMERQALNVFRMRLLGAEVRAVHSGTATLKDATSEAIRDWVTNVETTHYILGSVAGPHPYPMLVRDFHAVIGKETRKQALEKWGGKPDVLVACVGGGSNAMGLFHEFVEDQDVRLIGVEAAGFGLDSGKHAATLTKGEVGVLHGAMSYLLQDDDGQIVEPHSISAGLDYPGVGPEHSFLKDLGRAEYFSVTDEEALEAFKRLSRLEGIIPALETSHALAHLEYLCPTLANGTKVVLNCSGRGDKDVHTAIKHLKM